One window from the genome of Nicotiana sylvestris chromosome 9, ASM39365v2, whole genome shotgun sequence encodes:
- the LOC138878342 gene encoding uncharacterized protein, translating to MGSLAHLEAHQRSLAREVHQLDSLVVRLADSNEGGVIVQNRAESSLVAEVKEKQFVDSLLAQLKESILKHKTIAFSLGMNDGTLRYQDLLCVPNIDGLRERIMAEAHTSRERLHNVQADLFKFLALKEEFWKQKAGMTWFQDGDRNTIFFHVHVNGRRKRFQLKRIQDGEGNWLEDIVAMAEEADIIGDDVIEMVKAFFSGQELPRVIHERLAGLLPSLISDEQAGFVKGRIIVENVLLMQEIITNIRLRTKEGPNVVMKRNMTKAYNRLSWLFLTKVLRKMGFCERFIRLIFGIVSNNWYSVLINGQPYGFFKSTRGVKQEDPLSPTLFILAAKALSRGLNALHLNLYFCGFGLPKWSPNINHLAYADDTIIFSSSDFTSVQLIMEVIYAYEVARQLINKSKSAVYMHHSTDDEVVRKVQRITGIQRREFPFTYLGCPIFYSRRRMNYHEGLMKKILDQLQSWKGGVGFRSPHDMSKMLFYKLWWNFHTKPSLWSSFMSQKYCKKLNALIVPWRNGSHIWRKMLECRDIIEQQIVWQPKMGSSLFWFDNLTGLGALYFVTPPDCFCDESIHNIYDVESVNHVFFTSYAARRVWSYFFSFAGFALEGLNLHQAIVKCWTAQVIPRLKPIFQALPCIIVGELWKRRNSYKHGEVVSINRVVYQVSITLQSLIKVRKPSMLNVPPRWPDMLQIMENYTPSLKVDKVIWELPSSGWIKINADGAARGNPGRSSYGFCIRYEYGEVIYARGKEIQEGTNTVAEVVTIQEALRYCINPDLTNIWIQTDSMMLKRVITGIWKPPWIIAEDIVEIREMLELCNGTVSHIFREGNKLTEHLANYALDVGDIECHEFHHLDTTGRRTVNVDKLKCPYLRVKVARS from the exons ATGGGAAGTTTAGCTCATTTGGAGGCCCATCAGAGGTCGTTGGcaagggaggttcaccagttagATAGTTTGGTAGTtcgccttgcggactctaatgaaggaggggtaattgtgcagaatagggctgaatcatcgcttgtggcagaggtgaaagagaagcaatttgTGGATTCgttgttagcacaactgaaagagaGTATTCTCAAACACAAAACCATAGCTTTTTCCTTGggcatgaatgatggtaccctacggtaccaagaccttctatgtgttcctaatatcgacggtcttcgggaaaggatcatggcagaagctcacacttccag GGAAAGATTGCACAATGTACAAGCTGACTTGTTCAAATTTCTGGCATTAAAGGAGGAATTTTGGAAGCAGAAAGCTGGTATGACTTGGTTCCAAGATGGAGATAGGAACACAATATTTTTTCATGTGCATGTTAATGGAAGAAGGAAGAGATTTCAGCTAAAAAGAATACAAGATGGTGAGGGAAATTGGCTAGAAGATATTGTCGCTATGGCTGAGGAGGCA GATATCATTGGAGATGATGTGATTGAAATGGTGAAAGCTTTTTTCAGTGGGCAGGAATTACCCAG AGTTATACATGAGAGGTTAGCTGGTCTTCTTCCTAGCCTTATTTCAGATGAGCAAGCTGGTTTTGTGAAAGGGAGGATTATTGTTGAGAATGTTCTACTTATGCAAGAAATCATCACTAATATAAGATTGAGAACAAAAGAAGGCCCTAATGTTGTAATGAAGCGTAACATGACCAAGGCATACAATAGGTTATCATGGTTATTTCTAACCAAGGTGTTGAGAAAGATGGGCTTCTGTGAAAGATTTATTAGATTGATTTTTGGCATTGTATCTAATAACTGGTACTCTGTCCTAATCAATGGACAACCATATGGATTTTTCAAGTCCACGAGAGGAGTTAAACAGGAAGATCCACTATCCCCCACCTTATTCATTTTGGCAGCAAAAGCATTATCAAGGGGTCTAAATGCTCTTCATTTGAATCTTTATTTTTGTGGCTTTGGTTTACCTAAGTGGAGTCCAAATATCAATCATCTAGCTTATGCAGATGATACGATCATATTTTCATCATCAGATTTTACCTCAGTTCAGTTGATCATGGAGGTGATATATGCATATGAAGTAGCTAGGCAGTTGATAAACAAGTCCAAATCAGCAGTATACATGCACCACTCCACTGATGATGAAGTGGTGAGGAAGGTCCAAAGAATCACTGGAATTCAAAGACGAGAGTTTCCCTTTACATACCTTGGATGTCCAATATTTTACTCTAGAAGAAGGATGAATTATCATGAAGGGCTTATGAAAAAGATTTTGGATCAGTTACAGTCGTGGAAGG GAGGTGTAGGATTTAGGTCTCCACATGACATGTCAAAAATGTTATTTTATAAACTGTGGTGGAACTTTCATACTAAACCATCATTATGGAGTTCTTTCATGAGCCAAAAGTACTGCAAAAAGTTGAATGCTTTGATTGTACCATGGAGAAATGGGTCTCATATATGGAGAAAAATGTTGGAATGCAGAGATATTATTGAACAGCAAATAGTATGGCAACCTAAGATGGGATCATCTCTTTTTTGGTTTGATAACTTGACAGGGCTTGGTGCACTGTATTTTGTCACCCCTCCAGATTGCTTTTGTGATGAATCTATTCATAACATTTATGATGTG GAATCAGTGAATCATGTTTTTTTCACATCATATGCAGCTAGAAGGGTGTGGTCTTATTTTTTCTCGTTTGCTGGTTTTGCACTAGAGGGGCTAAACTTACACCAAGCAATAGTTAAATGTTGGACTGCACAAGTAATTCCTAGACTGAAGCCAATATTTCAAGCCCTTCCTTGCATAATCGTTGGGGAGTTGTGGAAGAGGAGAAACAGTTATAAACATGGTGAGGTGGTGTCTATCAATAGGGTGGTATATCAAGTGTCCATTACTCTTCAATCATTGATCAAGGTTAGGAAGCCAAGCATGCTTAATGTTCCTCCCAGATGGCCAGATATGCTTCAGATAATGGAAAACTATACTCCTAGTTTGAAGGTTGATAAGGTGATTTGGGAACTTCCTAGTAGTGGGTGGATAAAAATTAACGCGGATGGAGCAGCAAGGGGTAATCCAGGCAGAAGCTCATATGGTTTCTGTATAAGATATGAATATGGTGAGGTTATATATGCTCGAGGGAAGGAAATACAGGAGGGTACAAACACAGTAGCAGAGGTAGTGACAATCCAAGAGGCACTGAGATATTGTATAAATCCTGATCTGACCAATATTTGGATACAAACTGACTCAATGATGCTTAAAAGAGTCATTACTGGAATTTGGAAGCCACCATGGATTATTGCTGAAGATATAGTGGAGATAAGGGAGATGCTGGAACTGTGCAATGGTACTGTTTCACATATCTTTAGAGAAGGAAATAAATTGACAGAGCATTTGGCCAATTATGCATTGGATGTGGGGGATATTGAGTGCCATGAGTTTCATCACCTTGACACAACTGGGAGGAGAACTGTAAATGTGGATAAATTAAAATGTCCATACTTGAGAGTCAAAGTAGCAAGGAGTTAA